TCCCGGGCTGCCCCAGTGGTCACTCGCCTAACACGGCGGGTCTCCATGGCTGGTGAGTATACCTTGTCTTATGATGATTTTGGTCGATCGGCCTCAGCTACAGAAACTGCTGCTGTATCCTCTATGTTGCCTGTGGGTATTATTGCAGTTTCAACCCAATACACCGTAAGTAACTATAGTCTTTCGCGGGCTCTACACCTCACCGTTTGGAGCATTTCTAGCCCCATTTTACGCTgtcaaaaattaataataacttcAGATGAGAATTTCGAAGGTAGATTAAGTCCACCTTCAGTCGTCTCTCGTAGGATACTAAGCGTGTAAGTATGTATATCAATGGTTTGCATGTGCGATGGCAACGTGATGTTGAGTCACGTGTTAAGACCTGTGATGACGTGGGGTTACCTGCTGCGAATCAGGTCACATGGAAATTTGTCGACCAATCACATATTGGCACGtgttaagaggaggaaggagcatcCAGGACTCTATGCTGCGTCAGTTAGGGAGACATGTGTTGGCTGTGAATATACGAACTAGCAGTTTACTGTCAGTTCCCACAACTTAAGGTATTTTTCGTTAAGTAGTTACTGTTGGGGCACTAGTGTCGACGTGTGGTCCccgactggctggctgggccgCGTCCGGCAGGTCTGAGTTGCCAgttgtgtattttccttgtAGTGTTACCAGGCCAGGCGaggttatacacacacacacactctctctctctctctctctctctctctctctctctctctctctctccccagacaAGATATATGATCACTATTATGTTAaatgtgtgctctctctctctctctctctctctctctctctctctctctctctctctctctctctctctctctctctctctctctctccccagacaAGATATATGATCACTTACGTtaaatgtgctctctctctctctctctctctctctctctctctctctctctctctctctctctctctctctctctctctctctctctctctctccccccagacAAGATATATGATCACTATTATGTtaaatgtgctctctctctctctctctctctctctctctctctctctctctctctctctctctctctctctctctctctctctctctctctctctctccagagaaGATAATGATCACTAAGTTAAatgcttagtctctctctctctctctctctctctctctctctctctctctctctctctctctctctctctctctctctctctctctctctctccagacaagATATATGATCACTATGTTAAATgtgcttagtctctctctctctctctctctctctctctctctctctctctctctctctctctctctctctctctctctctctctctctctctctctctctccagacaagATATATGATCACTATGTTAAATgtgcttagtctctctctctctctctctctctctctctctctctctctctctctctctctctctctctctctctctctctctctctctccagacaagATATATGATCACTATGTTAAATgtgcttagtctctctctctctctctctctctctctctctctctctctctctctctctctctctctctctctctctctctctctctctctctctctctctccagacaagATATATGATCACTATGTTAAATgtgcttagtctctctctctctctctctctctctctctctctctctctctctctctctctctctctctctctctctctctctcatagcaatCGTGTCGATGTGTggtccgtgagagagagagagagagagagagagagagagagagagagagagagagagagagagagagagtatgcataTTTAGCAACATAATAGTGATATCTgtcggggggagagagagagagagagagagagagagagagagagagagagagagagagagagagagagaatcctcgcCTGGTAATACtgcaaggaaaatacacaacTGGCAACTCAGACCTAGTGGACACAGCCCAGGCAGCTGGGGACTACACATCGACACTAGTGCCCTGTAGTGATGACTGACAGAATGTAGGTTACTAAATATTACTTTACGTTAATTTACCTTATGGGAagggtaatgttaggttagtgaCCTTAAGGAGCGGGGGTCCAGGGGCAGGCAAAGCCCTTCCACCTCCCCGGTTAggttggttacattaggttagaaTAGTGTAGAAATTTCCCATTTTCGAAACATGATGTTCGTCATCCTTAGACATTTTTCCAAGAATGTCAAAAATGCCTCATTTTGGCTTTCCCCACCCAAAAATCACATTACCACCAGGTCCATATGCATGTTGGCCTTAGTGAAAGATAAAGAGGATGGGAGTATTGTTGAAACTGTAAATTTACCTGCCTTTAGATATAGTGGTATAAGGTGGCCCATTTTGTTAAGTGTGGTATGAAGGCAGAGGAGGTGTGTTCAGTCTTCTGCAGGAAGTTGTCTAGGTGTTAAAAACATCTGCACTGCAGGCTGACATATCTCTTCAACACCAAGGAAGATTATTGAACTGTTTTGGGCACTAGTGTTGATGTGTAgtctctggctggctggctgggcagcaTCCAGGTCTAAGCTGCTAGTTGTGCATCTTCCTTGCTGTGTTACCACATCAGGcgaggatttctctctctctctctctctctctctctctctctctctctctctctctctctctctctctctctctctctctctctctctctctctctctctctctctctctctctctctctctctctctctctcacacacatgccTTGGAAGAGAGAGGTGACCTGATTGCCTTATGTCAGATTTTGTTGGGCTATGAAAAATTGGACGAGTGATTTGGTGGTGAGAGATTTTAGAAGCATAAGAGGGCATGAGAATGTGAAGAATGGTGTATGTAGAAGGGATGTTAAGAACACTCTTCCACGAAGAACTGCAGGAATCTGGAGTGAGCTGcaaaaagaagtaataaatgCAATAACTATACATGGTTTTAAGGAAAAAACCGGATAAGAGTAGATAttgagatgggacagcacaagcTTAGACTCTTCCTcatgtaaatacacacacacacacacacacacacacacacacacacacacacacacacacacacacacacacacacacacacacacacacacacacacacacacacacacacacacacacacacacacacacacacacacacacactttggccATCATGTTGATGTGTGGTCTGTGATAATATctcttgttagagagagagagagagagagagagagagagagagagagagagagagagagagagagagagagtgtgtagtaTCCTCACCCAAGGTGGTAACACTGCAAGCCGCAAGAAAGATGCACAACTGGTAACTCAGACCTGCCGGACACAGCCCAGGCAGCTGGGCTAGTGCCCTGTTTTGGTTCTGTCCTTCATTGTAGCATGATTTCCCTCATGTCTTGTTTAAGCTCAATTTGATGCTGATGTTAGGCACTAAGCCCTCCAAAATTTGTCAGGTGTATATAATCtggtacttttttcttctctggaGAGAATAGAGCTTCAGGCATTCCCATTAATTTTTTGCTGGCCAGTGATGTGATTTTACTGTTAAAGCTTCTTTGCACTCCTTTAAGCTTTTCTTTAGTCCCTGTAGATGTTGGTCTCCACAGCTGGCTGCAATATTCTAACTTAGACGTCAAGCTTTTCCATAAAATTTTGagacatttcttttttatggtGTTAAATGTCCTCAGAATCCAGCCAGACAGCCTTCTTGCAACTTTTGTAATGTTACATATATGCAGGCTGAACCTGCCTTTGCTGCTGACAGTCACCCCCAGATCACAGAGACTCCTCTTTGTACCAATGGGACCTTGAATGCTGTAATTGATGTGTTGTCTGATGTTTGTAGTGATGCCATATCATAGACCCTCAAATTTGTTTTTGTTGAAGATTACGAGTATATTGTTATTGGCTGCCCACAAATATACTGTTGTGGCACCCACCACttacactgccacacacatccaAGCAGCCACTAATAACATTCTTACACAGGCAGGCAGCAACTCACACAGAGAAGTTAGGGCACCATTTAGTCTGTCACCAGGCTCCACAATGTAGATGGAAACAATTCACAAGGATTGGCATTGTAGAGGAGCGCAAGGCAAGAAGGACATGCAGAGACTATATGCATATCACAGGTGTATATTTTCTCACTAGAGAACAGGACACTACAGACACCACTATTGACATCAGGCAGAGGCTaagtcaaacacacacatactgtcCATGTTCACACAATGAGCACAAAGTCACTCAGATGTTCACGcagaaactcaaaacaaaagAGGCATGACCCAACTCACAAAGCATGACTCATGATTCACAGCACAGTATAGAAGGCTATGGTGGAGTCTCTTCAGCTGCACTTCCCAGCACCTGGTAATCCCCACAGCCACAGGATCTCATCCTCATGCAGTTCTTCCTCAGGTTGGCCCTCAAGTACACAGCGGGCACCTCACAGAGGCTCCAGCAGCATCTCTTCCAGCAGCAGGGAGGTTCCACAGCCAGCTGTGTATGACATTTACCCTCTGTGATCTTCCTCCAAGCTGGCACTCCCTCTGGCCTCCAAAACACCTTGTGCAGGCCTCTACACATcaaggtaccaaaactccagtCACCACATGTTTGTCCACTTTCACCCCATGTCTGCTTGCCAGAGTATCACAGCTGCCACCCCAAGACCCATGGGCACTAGACTCATcttgccactgctgctgcctctACTGTTCTGCTTCATGTCTACATTTCTCTATATTTGGCTGCTGACTGTgcagtgttctctctcttctaagcCTTGTCGCCAATTAACACTCACAGCCGCTtactgaccctctctctctgcccatgaGGTCTGGAAGTCTATAGCATTTCCACACACTAGCTCACTGCATGTATCCAGGAAAGCAGGGACCAACAGGAGTAACCACACACCTCATAGTAGTATCCCAGCTAGCAACACTCCCTGCCACAACTATACTATGTTGAGCCACTCCCCATTGCTTTACTATTCAACCAATCTACTACTTCTGGAAAATTCCCATCAAGCCTGAAAAATGCAAATATCACCCCAATACACAAATCCGGTCTCAAAAATTATTTGAATAACTATCACCCTATTTCCACCCTATCTATCttctctaaaatatttgaaactcttttggaaattatgaaaactaAACTTATGTCATATCTGGATAAGAACAATATCTTAAGGGATTCTCAGTATGGATTCAGAACAGGTTTTGACACTTATCATGCTTTAAATAAATTCACCTCCcatctttattcatctctttatgACAAATCATCAGTATTATctgtttttattgatttctcCAAAGCCTTTGATACTGTCAACCACAATATATTTCTGCAAAAATTGCATTATTATGGCGTATGAGGCACTATACATTCCTGGTTCAGCACCTATTTAATTGGTAGATCCCAATGCACGATTCTTGATGGGTATAAGTCCACGCAAAGAAACATATCAACTGGTGTCCCACAAGGAAGTGTCTTGGGGATGATACTATTTCTTATTTACATCAATGACATTGTAAAAGTATTTAATCATGCAAATGTTATTCTCTTTGCTGAAGACATGATGCTGTATTTCATTGGCTCTAGTAATGATGTCCTATTCTGTCCAGCCAATAGTGATCTCAGTAAACTACAAAATTGGTGTTTGAACAATAGACTCACAATCAACAGTAACAAAACTTGCTACATGTTATTCTCCACCAGGACTAATGATCTTCAAGGcctcaaaataaaaaatgacaatCTGTAGAACTAACAAGCTGAAATTTCTGGGAGTCACTTTTGATGAAATCCTAACTTTTAAATTCCATGCAAATAATATTTCTCAAAGACTTTCAAGAAGCACTGCCATGCTATACTAAAATAAGAGATTTTATGCCCTGTGAAGTCCTAAAAACACTATtatgcacactttttttttttatgtaggaaggacattggccaagggcaacaaaaatccaataaaaaaaaatgcccactgaaatgccagtcccataaaagggtcaaagcagtagtcaaaaattgatggaaaagtgtcttgaaaccttcctcttgaaggaattcaagtcataggaaggtggaaatacagaagcaggcagggagttccagagtttaccagagaaagggatgaatgattgagaatactggttaactcttgtattagagaggtagacagaataggggtgagagaaagaagaaagtcttgtgcagcgaggctgtgggaggaggggaggcatgcagttagcaagatcagaagagcagttagcatgaaaatagcggtagaagacagctagagatgcaacattgcggtgatgagagagaggctgaagacagtcagttagaggagaggagttgatgagatgaaaagcttttgattccaccctgtctagaagagcagtatgagtggaacccccccccccccagacatgtgaaacatactccatacatggacggacaagtcccttgtacagagttagaagctgggggcggtgagaaaaactggcggagacgtctcagaacgcctaacttcattggaagctgttttagctagagatgagatgtcaagtttccagttcagattataagtcaAGGACAGaatgaggatgttcagtgtagaagagggggacagttgagtgtcattgaagaagaggggatagttgtctggaaggttgtgtcgagttgatagatagaggaattgagtttttgaggcattgaacaataccaagtttgctctcccccaatcagaaattttagaaagatcagaagtcaagcattctgtggcttccctgtgtgaaatgtttacctcctgaagggttgaacgtctatggaaagacgtggaaaagtgcagggtggtaacATCAGCATAGGAGCAGATAGGagaaaaagtttggtttagaagatcattaatgaataataataagagagtggatgacaggacagaaccctgaggaacaccctgttgatagatttaggagaagaacagtgaccgtctaccacagcagcaatagaatggtcaggaatggaaacttgagatgaagttacagagagaaggatagaagctgtaggaggctagtttggaaatcaaagctttgtgccagactctatcaaaagcttttcatatgtccaaggcaaaaaaaaaagtcaccaaaatctctaaaagaggatgaccaagactcagtaaggaaagccagaagatcaccagtagagtggccttgatggaacctatactggcgatcagatagaaggttgtgaagtgatagatgtttaagaatcttcctgttgaggatagattcaaaaactttagataggcaggaaattaaagcaatgggatggtagtttgagggattagaacggtcaccctttttaggaacaggctgaatgtaggcaaacttccagcaagaaggaaaggtagatgttgacagacagagctgaaagtctgactaggcaaggtgcaagcacagaggcacagtttcggagaacaataggagggaccccatcaggtccataagccttctgaggatttaggccagcaagggcatggaaaacatcattgcgaagaattttaataggtaggatgaagtagtcagagggtggaggagaaggaggaacaagcccagaatcgtccaaggtaggcatggaaaacatcattgcgaagaattttaataggtaggatgaagtagtcagagggtggaggagaaggaggaacaagcccagaatcgtccaaggtagagttttcagcaaaggtttgagcaaagagttcagctttagaaatagatgtgatagcagtggtgccatctggttgaagtataggagggaaagaagaagaagcaaaattattggaaatatttttgggtagatgccagaagtcatgaggggagttagatcttgaaaggttttgacactttctgttaatgaaggagtttttgtctagttggagaacagacttggcatggttctgggcagaaatataaagtgcatgagattctggtgatggaaggcataagtaccttttgtgggccacctctctatcatgtatagcacaacaacaagctgtgttaaaccaaggtttggaaggtttaggacgagaaaaagtgaggaatgtacgcctccatgccagacactatcaactctgttatgcgctcagcacaaagacaggtctctgacacggaagcagtagtcattccaaggaaaatcagcaaaatacctcctcaggttcccccagctagcagaggcaaaacaccagaggcaccttcgcttagggggatcctgaggagggattggagcgataggacaagatacagatatgagattgtgatcggaggagcccaacggagaagaaagggtgacagcataagcagaaggattagagatcaggaagaggtcaagaatgttgggcgtatctccaagacggtcaggaatatgagtagggtgttgcaccaattgctctaggtcgtggagaatagcaaagttgaaggctagttcacctggatggtcagtgaagggagaggaaagccaaagctggtggtgaacattgaagtctccaagaatggagatctctgcaaaagggaagagggtcagaatgtgctccactttggaagttaagtagtcaaagaatttcttatagtcagaggagttaggtgagaggtatacagcacagataaatttagtttgagaacgactctgtagtcatagccagatgatgtaaaactcggaaaattcaagagcgtgggcatgagagcaggttaagtcactgcgcacataaacgcaacatccagctttggatcgaaaatgaggatagagaaagtaggagggaacagaaaagaggctactctcagttgcctcagacacctgagtttcagtgaggaaaagaagatgaggtttagaagaggagaggtggtgttctacagattgaaaattagatctcataccacgaatgttgcagaagttaatgaaaaatttgaagggggtgtcaagacacttagggtcgtcgacagaaaggcagtctgacctggggacatttatggtcccctccccatatGGGGACTCCaagactggtgtaggagtcgccgtgatgattttgaaatttttgagtgaagggtgtgtgtgttataaggtgcttgtagttttgtgtggaggaagtgagttgtctttagagggcaggctgtgactgcccccttgtgttgtgagacacaaagggaaacgttcagtgaggtcacagttgggtttattgataaattcacagcaccccctgaacagtgctttagacctcaccggGAGTAATtgttgttttggcaggtgtctactgcctcctccacatCTCCAATACTGTAATCCAATCTGGAGTACTACACATGCCACACATTCGAAATGCATAAACTTAATTCATAAAAAGATAATCTGCATTATCACACATAGCTCATGTCTTGAACACACCACTCCACTTTTCAAAAACATGAATATACTAAAGCTTGAAGATATAGCAAAACTTTTTATTGCAACCTATATGTACAAAAACATCATTAATGCTTCTCTTCCATCCCACAACTACACCACACGACACAGTGAACAGCTATGTATGCCAACTCACCATTTAAGTCTCTTCCGTCACTCAACTATGTACCTAGGCCCTCTGATACAGAATTCTGTACCTTACCACACTAAAAATATCCACTCACTCAATGAATTTAAAAGTAAGCTTAAAAATCATCTGGATGCATATTagtctttgtgtttttattcattgCAACATCTCTCATCTTCCCATAGTGTCTAAATATATACCTATCTACGACAACATTGTTATCACTTCTATATTATTACTTCACCCCTGCTTACCATTTTATTCATGTGAATCCTATTAATTCCACTATACCCCAATGTATCCATATTCATCTACTCTCACAATTCCTATTTTCCACTACTTTATTCCACTTTACCCGTTTAATATCAAATTCATCTCATTATCTCACTATCCatatttcctcattttataatgtttttttaaaACTTACCTACATAGTATATTAGATATTTCTTAAGTATAATCTCTAATTTCAAATTACTTTGTTACATATATCTCCCATATCCTTGCCTGAAAAGCTTTACTTACTATAAGGGCTAGCCCATATTTTTGTACAAAAATCCATGTGTTTTTATAACTAATGCTAtgataaagtgtttaaagtgtttaaagttcTTGTTGCAGCAGGTCAGCATCCTCTCGTAGCTTTACTTtccttgttgctcttgttgGCATTACCAGCAAAGGATGTGGAGTACTAAACATCTTTGTCTATGTCACTAATGAGTGCAGGGAATCAGATAGGTCCTAAGACAAATCCATGAGGAATACCACTTGGTACTGGGAACCTCTCAGATGGGATTCTGTTAACCGCCACCTGTTGGGTTCATCCGTGTAGAAAATAGTAGATCCACTTCCCCAGGTCACCTTTGACCCCAATAGATGAGAGCTTGTGTAGCAGTATGCTGTAGTCTACCATATGAAATACTTTAGCTTAGTCAAGATATACCACATCTAGATTGCAACCCCTCTTCCAGGGTATACAGCAGAAATTTCTGCACACTGACACAATTCTCATGTGTGCTATATTTAATGGCAGCCAGGGTATAGTCAGGGCATGGATATAGTGGTGACACTTTTCCTAAAATTATGCTATATAACTAATACTGATACATGTAAAAGTCAttataagtagataaataaattataaatataaTGACATAAATATTGTTGGTCAATAAAGAAGTGTGGCATAATCAGTGCCAAAATAAGATGACAAATTCTCAGTTGGTGTCAGCGTCTATGCCCCATCTAGTTAGTTTGATCTGGTTACACAGAAGAGCAGAGCACTGGTAATATCTGTCCTGGCAACTCAACAAAGGATGGTGCCTTGGGCACACTCACACATTATGTAATGGCTTTAGTATAGATTTAGCAGTTGAGTAATAAGATGTTTTCATGCATGCATTCTAGAGTTGACTTCAGCAAGTTACAGTTATATATCTTTCTATATCACATTCCAGGGACTACTAAACCTATTACTGGTGATGAAATAGCATCTGTGGTTGCTTTGTGCtgaggaataaaaatataaaaaaaaaacagtaagcaTTACTGGAGCTATTGAGAGAACTGTGTACTGTTGGGTCAAGAGATTCAGGGATGGTGGCCACACCATCCATGTCATGGGATAAAGCAAAGTTtgggttaagaaaaaaattgttcggCAAACCTTGAACATtatgagaagagaaatagaatgtAATTCTCACAAAATAGCGAAGGAATTGAAAGACGAGAACCTCTGTATTCATGGTGGTGGGGCTCTGAAATTATTTTGATGTCACAATTTCAGTTACATCTCCAAGTCTCATAACCCAACAGTATACAGTTCTCTCACAAACTCCAGTAATACTAATtattctttaagtgtttttattcctCGGTGCAAAGCAACCACAGATGCTTTTTCTTTACTAGTAGTGGCCAATTTGGTAGCCAGAGGATAGTGATGTTGAAGGATATATAACAGTAACTTGCAGAAATCAACTCAGGAATGTGCACATGAAAAACATATCCTCATCACTCAACTGTCAAATCCATACTAAAACTATTAGTATGTGAATGTGTCCAAGAC
This genomic interval from Scylla paramamosain isolate STU-SP2022 chromosome 7, ASM3559412v1, whole genome shotgun sequence contains the following:
- the LOC135102270 gene encoding uncharacterized protein LOC135102270 isoform X2; translation: MAVLPQVGPQVHSGHLTEAPAASLPAAGRFHSQLCMTFTLCDLPPSWHSLWPPKHLVQASTHQDRCCGCDTVTDRCSLLLSSTGLLPCPRPPDTSSGGREDISLLTTLAHVNCANIARLEK
- the LOC135102270 gene encoding uncharacterized protein LOC135102270 isoform X3, with translation MAVLPQVGPQVHSGHLTEAPAASLPAAGRFHSQLCMTFTLCDLPPSWHSLWPPKHLVQASTHQDRCCGCDTVTDRCSLLLSSTGLLPCPRPPDTS